A part of Molothrus aeneus isolate 106 chromosome 10, BPBGC_Maene_1.0, whole genome shotgun sequence genomic DNA contains:
- the TRA2B gene encoding transformer-2 protein homolog beta isoform X1, producing MSDSGEQNYGERESRSASRSGSAHGSGKSGRHTPARSRSKEDSRRSRSKSRSRSESRSRSRRSSRRHYTRSRSRSRSHRRSRSRSYSRDYRRRHSHSHSPMSTRRRHIGNRANPDPNCCLGVFGLSLYTTERDLREVFSKYGPIADVSIVYDQQSRRSRGFAFVYFENVEDAKEAKERANGMELDGRRIRVDFSITKRPHTPTPGIYMGRPTYGSSRRRDYYDRGYDRGYDDRDYYSRSYRGGGGGGGGGWRAVQDRDQFYRRRSPSPYYSRGGYRSRSRSRSYSPRRY from the exons ATGAGCGACAGCGGGGAGCAAAACTACGGCGAGCGG GAATCCCGTTCTGCTTCCAGAAGCGGAAGTGCTCATGGGTCTGGCAAGTCGGGGAGGCACACCCCTGCAAGATCTCGCTCTAAGGAGGATTCCAGGCGCTCCAGGTCAAAATCTAGATCCAGGTCTGAATCCAG GTCTAGGTCGAGGAGGAGTTCCCGCAGACACTACACCAGGTCGCGCTCGCGGTCCCGCTCGCACAGGAGATCCAGAAGCAGGTCGTACAGTCGGGACTACCGGCGgcggcacagccacagccattCCCCCATGTCTACTCGCAGACGTCACATTGGGAACAGG GCAAATCCTGATCCAAACTGTTGTCTTGGAGTGTTTGGGCTGAGTCTGTACACTACAGAACGAGACCTGCGAGAGGTTTTCTCCAAGTATGGCCCCATTGCCGACGTTTCCATCGTGTACGATCAGCAGTCACGGCGCTCCCGAGGGTTCGCCTTCGTCTACTTCGAGAACGTCGAGGATGCCAAGGAG GCAAAGGAACGTGCCAATGGAATGGAGCTGGATGGAAGAAGGATCCGGGTAGACTTTTCCATAACAAAAAGACCTCACACACCTACCCCTGGAATTTATATGGGAAGACCCACTTA TGGGAGCTCACGGCGACGAGATTACTATGACAGAGGCTACGACAGAGGCTACGATGACCGTGACTACTACAGCAGGTCATACAG aggaggaggtggcGGTGGCGGAGGAGGCTGGAGAGCTGTTCAGGACAGGGATCAGTTTTACAG GAGGAGGTCACCGTCACCATACTACAGCCGAGGGGGCTACAGATCCCGGTCCAGATCCCGGTCCTACTCACCTC gtcGCTATTAA
- the TRA2B gene encoding transformer-2 protein homolog beta isoform X2, with protein sequence MSDSGEQNYGERESRSASRSGSAHGSGKSGRHTPARSRSKEDSRRSRSKSRSRSESRSRSRRSSRRHYTRSRSRSRSHRRSRSRSYSRDYRRRHSHSHSPMSTRRRHIGNRANPDPNCCLGVFGLSLYTTERDLREVFSKYGPIADVSIVYDQQSRRSRGFAFVYFENVEDAKEAKERANGMELDGRRIRVDFSITKRPHTPTPGIYMGRPTYGSSRRRDYYDRGYDRGYDDRDYYSRSYRGGGGGGGGGWRAVQDRDQFYRRRSPSPYYSRGGYRSRSRSRSYSPRK encoded by the exons ATGAGCGACAGCGGGGAGCAAAACTACGGCGAGCGG GAATCCCGTTCTGCTTCCAGAAGCGGAAGTGCTCATGGGTCTGGCAAGTCGGGGAGGCACACCCCTGCAAGATCTCGCTCTAAGGAGGATTCCAGGCGCTCCAGGTCAAAATCTAGATCCAGGTCTGAATCCAG GTCTAGGTCGAGGAGGAGTTCCCGCAGACACTACACCAGGTCGCGCTCGCGGTCCCGCTCGCACAGGAGATCCAGAAGCAGGTCGTACAGTCGGGACTACCGGCGgcggcacagccacagccattCCCCCATGTCTACTCGCAGACGTCACATTGGGAACAGG GCAAATCCTGATCCAAACTGTTGTCTTGGAGTGTTTGGGCTGAGTCTGTACACTACAGAACGAGACCTGCGAGAGGTTTTCTCCAAGTATGGCCCCATTGCCGACGTTTCCATCGTGTACGATCAGCAGTCACGGCGCTCCCGAGGGTTCGCCTTCGTCTACTTCGAGAACGTCGAGGATGCCAAGGAG GCAAAGGAACGTGCCAATGGAATGGAGCTGGATGGAAGAAGGATCCGGGTAGACTTTTCCATAACAAAAAGACCTCACACACCTACCCCTGGAATTTATATGGGAAGACCCACTTA TGGGAGCTCACGGCGACGAGATTACTATGACAGAGGCTACGACAGAGGCTACGATGACCGTGACTACTACAGCAGGTCATACAG aggaggaggtggcGGTGGCGGAGGAGGCTGGAGAGCTGTTCAGGACAGGGATCAGTTTTACAG GAGGAGGTCACCGTCACCATACTACAGCCGAGGGGGCTACAGATCCCGGTCCAGATCCCGGTCCTACTCACCTCGTAAGTAG